The region CCGGGCCTGATCGGCGCAGTCGGCGTCGTAATCGTCGGTAGCTGGCTGGCGCGCCGGGCGACAAAGGCGGCGCAATGATGTCGCCGGGTGAGGCAGGATGATGAATCCTGTCTCGCCCGTGCGGTTATAAAAATGTTCACAAATTCGCCGTTGGCGAATATGATCCATGCGGGGAGTATGGCGTTGCCCGAGAGAAAACGGCGGCCATGAACAGATGGCCAGGCAACGCTCCTGAAAACTCGATTTTTTTGCAATAGGAAAACAATATGCAAGCGATGTTGGCTCGTAAAACACAAAGCGCCCAGCGCGGCTTTACCCTGATCGAACTGATGATCGTGATCGCCATTGTGGGCGTGCTCGCGATGGTGGCGATTCCGCAGTACCGGGATTACCTGATTCGTACGAAAGTGGTGGAGGGGTTGAATCTGGCGACGCCGGCGAAGATGGCGGTGTCGGAGACGATCAATGCAAAGGGCGGTACCAACTTCAAAGCTTTGGATACGGGCTATAGCCCCCCTGCAGCTACGTCGACGGTCGCCAGCATCACAATCTCAGATGCTGACAGCGCTGGTAACGGTGGTGGAGTGATTACCA is a window of Herbaspirillum hiltneri N3 DNA encoding:
- a CDS encoding pilin is translated as MQAMLARKTQSAQRGFTLIELMIVIAIVGVLAMVAIPQYRDYLIRTKVVEGLNLATPAKMAVSETINAKGGTNFKALDTGYSPPAATSTVASITISDADSAGNGGGVITIKYATIGGEGDGKTLILIPAVGNSAIAWACHAAGATTNPGTLPAKYAPESCKI